In one window of Desulfonatronum thioautotrophicum DNA:
- a CDS encoding M23 family metallopeptidase has protein sequence MIRKKYQILLLKDNVGTCSTFTLRVWVCLLVVGIFVSSLVLNAHFYSTSRHVNATEAKLQTAQNSLERQQQQFLVLTEKLEALESQVHRVADFNAKVRVMANLDPGYVHRETSLGGTERGGFSGQYPTAHRQELLVRKMHSFLEQLHTEAKLEEARQEELLAALRDNRGFFASTPSIWPTEGWVTSEFGYRRSPFTDRREMHRGLDIAGPIGTPIYSTAMGTVLSAGKDGAYGKAVTIDHGGGIVTLYAHMHRIIVAVEQEVSRGELIGYMGNTGRTTGPHLHYEVRLNGIPVDPMRYILN, from the coding sequence CAGCACCTTCACACTTCGCGTCTGGGTCTGCCTCCTGGTCGTCGGCATCTTTGTCTCTTCATTGGTCCTGAACGCCCATTTCTACTCCACATCCCGGCACGTCAACGCTACCGAGGCCAAACTGCAAACCGCCCAAAACTCCCTGGAGCGCCAGCAACAACAGTTTTTGGTCCTGACCGAAAAACTGGAGGCCCTGGAGTCCCAAGTCCACCGTGTCGCGGACTTCAATGCCAAAGTCCGGGTCATGGCCAACCTGGACCCTGGATATGTCCACCGAGAGACCTCCCTGGGAGGAACGGAACGGGGAGGCTTTTCCGGCCAGTACCCTACGGCCCATCGCCAGGAGCTGCTGGTCAGGAAAATGCACAGCTTTCTCGAACAGCTCCATACGGAAGCCAAGCTAGAGGAAGCCCGCCAGGAGGAACTGCTGGCCGCATTGCGGGACAACCGCGGCTTTTTCGCCTCCACCCCATCCATCTGGCCCACGGAAGGCTGGGTCACCTCTGAATTCGGCTACCGTCGTTCACCATTCACGGATCGACGGGAGATGCATCGCGGCCTGGACATCGCCGGTCCCATCGGGACTCCGATCTATTCCACGGCCATGGGCACGGTGCTCTCCGCGGGCAAGGACGGCGCATACGGCAAGGCAGTGACCATCGACCATGGCGGGGGGATTGTCACCCTGTACGCCCATATGCACCGGATCATCGTCGCGGTGGAACAGGAAGTCAGTCGCGGGGAGCTGATCGGCTACATGGGCAATACCGGCCGAACCACCGGCCCGCACCTGCACTATGAAGTCCGCCTGAACGGCATCCCCGTGGATCCCATGCGCTACATCCTCAATTGA
- a CDS encoding TAXI family TRAP transporter solute-binding subunit codes for MMKSKLKIVLIGLALLALCIGTSPASAQRSTFLAFGGGPTGGTFNYFANGIAIYLSRALPNVEISSEGSGGSGENLRRLHAGQIDFGIVYSGDAYLGRAGQLPNDDRQYTNVRTMGYLYGAPAQLVVRADAGITSARDLAGRRVAVGNAGSGAALAAERFFRHMELWDEIRPQFLGYSPAASAFRDGQIDAFWVLVGYPNASIIEAATQTNIALVNLHYDAEESGFYDAFPFYARVEIPADTYRGQSEPVTTFQDSTFWMTHANLSDDIVYESLKIIYSPEGLRHMVTAHAAAREMSIESGLTGASVPLHPGAYKFWTEQGLTIPDELKP; via the coding sequence ATGATGAAGTCGAAACTGAAGATCGTCCTGATAGGACTGGCGCTGTTGGCCCTGTGCATCGGCACGTCACCGGCATCCGCCCAACGCAGTACCTTTCTGGCCTTTGGCGGTGGTCCCACCGGAGGCACGTTCAACTACTTCGCCAACGGCATCGCCATTTATCTCTCCAGAGCCCTGCCCAATGTGGAAATTTCCTCCGAGGGCTCGGGTGGTTCAGGAGAAAACCTGCGGCGTCTGCATGCCGGCCAGATAGATTTCGGTATTGTCTACTCCGGAGACGCCTATCTCGGCCGCGCCGGACAGCTGCCCAACGACGACCGACAATACACCAACGTCCGGACCATGGGGTACCTGTACGGTGCTCCGGCCCAGCTGGTCGTGCGCGCGGACGCCGGGATCACCTCGGCCAGGGATCTTGCCGGAAGACGCGTCGCCGTGGGCAATGCCGGCTCCGGGGCGGCCCTGGCAGCGGAACGCTTTTTCCGCCACATGGAACTCTGGGACGAGATCAGACCGCAGTTTCTGGGTTATTCCCCGGCTGCCTCGGCGTTCCGGGACGGCCAGATCGACGCCTTCTGGGTCCTTGTCGGCTATCCCAATGCCTCCATCATTGAAGCCGCTACCCAGACCAACATCGCTCTTGTGAATCTGCATTACGATGCCGAAGAAAGCGGTTTTTACGACGCCTTCCCCTTCTACGCCAGGGTCGAGATTCCAGCGGATACCTATCGCGGCCAGAGCGAGCCCGTAACCACCTTCCAGGACTCCACCTTCTGGATGACCCACGCCAATCTCAGCGACGACATTGTCTACGAATCCCTGAAGATCATCTACTCTCCGGAAGGCTTGCGACACATGGTCACGGCCCATGCCGCGGCCCGGGAAATGTCCATCGAAAGCGGATTGACCGGAGCCTCCGTCCCCCTGCATCCCGGAGCATACAAATTCTGGACCGAGCAGGGCCTGACCATCCCCGACGAACTCAAGCCTTAA
- a CDS encoding TRAP transporter permease: MTDPQLQELSPARKEELKRIQSKDAKTGRKLTGLWKWLVSIMGLCMVVFYFYAAGVQPVSDQYHRGIYVFLTYIMIFLTFPFWRRSNQTRPTVVDVLLALVSAGVVGYWIFEFENLNYRAGMETQMDIWVSVVGIIISLEACRRVLGWSITVGGLLFLAYGYFGPYFPSAIAHRGFDIDRLAPYVFLTQDGVFGVMASVLVTYVILFIFFGAFLQKSGVGRFFIDWPLALAGRSVGGPAKVCVIASAFFGSVSGSAIANTVTTGAFTIPLMKRAGFRPHVAGAIEPAASIGGMFMPPIMGAGGFIMAELTNTPYVQIMLISIFPAILYFLAVFTMIHFEAKKLDIKGLELDDMPSASAIFKKHWYKCLPLVVIIAMMLYGYSPGNAAFWATLSCIVISWFDPEFRMGPKQVWEALVAGAQNTLVIGATVGVIGIIVGTIALSGIGLKFSDIIISLSGGHLLPAMVLIALASLILGMGVPVTASYLIVAVLAVPALHEMGVGLIAGHMIVYWFSQNSNITPPVCVAAYAGAAIAGADPWKTGWTAFKFSKLLYVMPFLFAYEPAMTLFIGWDQAVVGDSGWTEIAAVYFAAAVGTVAFSAWSMFYLIRRTTILEWVIFGGATFLCFQPNLLSDALGIGIVVLLGLWQHRKNKLEEAHKQTMETTCPFPSTGPAMANEKT; this comes from the coding sequence ATGACCGATCCACAGCTCCAGGAATTGTCCCCTGCCCGCAAGGAAGAACTGAAACGGATCCAGTCCAAGGACGCCAAGACCGGGCGCAAGCTGACCGGTCTTTGGAAATGGCTGGTCTCCATCATGGGACTGTGCATGGTCGTGTTCTATTTTTACGCCGCCGGCGTGCAACCCGTAAGTGACCAGTACCATCGCGGAATCTACGTCTTCCTGACGTATATCATGATTTTTCTGACCTTTCCCTTCTGGAGGCGGTCCAACCAGACCCGGCCCACGGTGGTGGATGTCCTGCTGGCGCTGGTTTCCGCCGGGGTTGTGGGCTACTGGATCTTTGAGTTCGAAAACCTGAACTATCGGGCTGGGATGGAAACCCAGATGGACATTTGGGTTTCCGTGGTGGGAATCATCATCTCCCTGGAAGCCTGCCGTCGGGTCCTGGGCTGGTCCATCACTGTGGGCGGATTGCTGTTCCTGGCCTATGGCTACTTCGGCCCCTACTTTCCCTCGGCCATCGCTCATCGTGGCTTCGACATCGACCGCTTGGCCCCTTACGTCTTCCTGACCCAGGACGGGGTGTTCGGGGTCATGGCCAGTGTTCTTGTGACCTATGTCATCTTGTTCATTTTTTTTGGCGCGTTTTTGCAAAAATCCGGTGTGGGTCGCTTTTTCATCGACTGGCCCTTGGCCTTGGCCGGTCGGTCCGTGGGTGGTCCGGCCAAGGTCTGCGTCATTGCTTCGGCCTTTTTCGGCTCGGTCTCCGGGTCAGCCATCGCCAACACCGTAACCACCGGGGCTTTCACCATCCCCTTGATGAAACGGGCCGGATTCCGGCCCCACGTGGCCGGAGCCATCGAACCAGCGGCCTCCATCGGCGGGATGTTCATGCCGCCGATCATGGGCGCGGGCGGGTTCATCATGGCCGAGTTGACCAACACACCCTACGTGCAGATCATGCTCATCTCCATCTTTCCGGCCATTTTGTACTTTTTGGCCGTGTTCACCATGATCCACTTCGAAGCCAAGAAACTGGACATCAAGGGCCTGGAACTGGACGACATGCCTTCCGCCTCGGCCATTTTCAAGAAGCACTGGTACAAATGCCTGCCCCTGGTGGTCATCATAGCCATGATGCTCTACGGTTACTCGCCGGGCAACGCCGCATTCTGGGCCACGCTGTCCTGTATCGTCATCAGCTGGTTCGACCCGGAATTCCGGATGGGACCGAAACAAGTCTGGGAAGCCCTGGTCGCCGGCGCGCAGAACACACTGGTCATCGGGGCCACCGTGGGGGTCATCGGGATTATCGTGGGCACCATCGCCCTGAGCGGCATCGGCCTGAAATTCTCGGACATCATCATCTCCCTGTCCGGTGGCCACCTCTTACCGGCAATGGTGCTCATCGCTCTGGCCTCGTTGATCCTGGGCATGGGCGTCCCGGTTACGGCATCCTACCTGATCGTCGCCGTCCTGGCCGTGCCCGCCCTGCATGAAATGGGCGTGGGCCTGATCGCCGGGCACATGATCGTCTACTGGTTCAGCCAGAATTCCAACATCACTCCACCGGTCTGCGTGGCTGCCTATGCCGGCGCGGCCATTGCCGGGGCTGATCCCTGGAAGACGGGCTGGACAGCCTTCAAGTTTTCCAAACTGCTCTACGTCATGCCGTTTCTCTTTGCCTATGAACCGGCCATGACCTTGTTCATCGGTTGGGACCAGGCAGTGGTGGGCGACTCCGGATGGACTGAAATCGCCGCGGTCTATTTCGCCGCTGCCGTGGGCACCGTAGCCTTCTCGGCCTGGTCCATGTTCTACCTTATCCGCCGGACCACGATCCTGGAATGGGTCATCTTCGGCGGTGCCACCTTCCTTTGCTTCCAGCCCAATCTGCTTAGCGATGCCCTGGGTATCGGCATCGTCGTCCTTCTGGGCCTGTGGCAGCATCGCAAGAACAAACTGGAAGAAGCCCACAAACAAACCATGGAGACGACCTGCCCCTTCCCTTCCACTGGACCGGCCATGGCCAACGAAAAGACCTGA
- a CDS encoding tRNA (cytidine(34)-2'-O)-methyltransferase, producing the protein MRIVLYQPEIPPNTGNIARLCAATQIPLHLIEPLGFSIEDKYLRRAGLDYWEHVQVQTWPNWAVFLRSKEPGRLVFTSARKGTMHHLFAFQPDDFLVFGPETRGLPDELLPGDALCVRVPIWGQVRSLNLSTCAGIVLYEALRQTGMLPEAANQ; encoded by the coding sequence ATGCGCATCGTCCTGTATCAACCGGAAATTCCCCCGAATACCGGCAATATCGCCCGGCTTTGCGCTGCAACGCAAATCCCGCTGCACCTTATCGAACCCCTGGGATTCTCCATTGAGGACAAGTATCTGCGTCGCGCCGGACTGGACTACTGGGAGCACGTTCAGGTTCAAACATGGCCGAATTGGGCCGTGTTCCTGCGGAGCAAGGAGCCGGGACGACTGGTGTTTACCAGCGCCCGGAAAGGTACGATGCACCATCTCTTCGCATTTCAGCCAGATGATTTTCTGGTTTTCGGCCCGGAAACCAGAGGATTGCCGGATGAACTGCTGCCTGGCGACGCCCTGTGCGTGCGTGTACCCATCTGGGGGCAGGTGCGCAGCCTGAACCTTTCCACCTGCGCCGGCATCGTGCTTTACGAGGCGCTGCGGCAAACCGGGATGCTGCCGGAAGCGGCGAACCAATGA
- a CDS encoding tetratricopeptide repeat protein yields the protein MFTRPIASTTLIFCLPLACCFFLFLLGPLSASEYSSPQDLGRIQERALAGNPEYQYRLGLIYGEGKGVPRDPESAFYWFSKAAEQGHLESQVNLGAMYAMGVGVERNFMHAAHWYRMAAERGHPEAQNNLAILFEEGLGFAVDMEQAVLWYSRAAKQGHPEAQYNLAQLFLEGDVVAPDPQAALDLLIAAAEGGYVPAQYLAGYLLEQGHGVDQNPRRAAAFYMMAAERGSPPAQLNLGLMYLTGQGVSQENVLAYKWFVLALYQGVEQAAEAMHLAELQMTPGQIAEARRLAEQWVLQKQAE from the coding sequence ATGTTCACGCGCCCGATTGCGTCCACGACGTTGATTTTCTGTCTGCCCCTGGCATGTTGCTTTTTTCTTTTCCTCCTTGGCCCTCTTTCCGCGTCTGAATACAGTTCGCCTCAGGACCTGGGACGGATTCAAGAGCGGGCTCTGGCCGGGAATCCGGAATACCAATATCGTCTGGGTTTGATCTATGGGGAGGGCAAGGGTGTGCCGCGAGATCCGGAATCAGCATTTTACTGGTTCAGCAAAGCCGCGGAGCAGGGACATCTGGAGTCTCAGGTGAACCTTGGGGCCATGTATGCCATGGGCGTCGGGGTTGAGCGCAATTTCATGCACGCGGCCCATTGGTACCGGATGGCCGCGGAACGAGGCCATCCGGAGGCCCAGAACAATCTGGCCATTCTCTTTGAGGAAGGACTGGGTTTTGCCGTGGACATGGAGCAAGCCGTTCTATGGTATTCGCGGGCCGCGAAGCAAGGGCATCCGGAAGCCCAGTACAATCTGGCCCAGCTGTTCCTGGAGGGCGACGTTGTGGCCCCTGATCCCCAGGCAGCCCTGGACCTGCTGATTGCCGCGGCGGAGGGTGGCTATGTTCCGGCCCAGTACCTTGCCGGATATCTCCTGGAGCAGGGTCACGGCGTTGACCAAAATCCGCGTCGGGCCGCGGCGTTTTACATGATGGCCGCTGAGCGGGGTTCACCCCCGGCCCAGCTGAACCTGGGCCTGATGTACCTCACCGGTCAGGGTGTCTCCCAGGAAAATGTCCTGGCCTACAAATGGTTCGTGCTGGCTTTATACCAGGGCGTTGAGCAGGCCGCCGAAGCCATGCATCTGGCCGAATTGCAAATGACTCCCGGTCAGATCGCCGAAGCCCGTCGCCTGGCGGAGCAGTGGGTGCTTCAGAAACAGGCCGAGTGA
- a CDS encoding GAF domain-containing protein: MEPQALYKTIYKIAKVVNSSLEPKVVLSQIVEQVATAMNAKGCFIRLLDRTGEILKPDAYYGLSERYAKKGPVEVAKSKLDQEALAGNAVYIADVRTDPRFQYPQQASEEGLVSIVVVPLTAQSDKVIGVLRVYAGETRQFSEEELEFLSCIANLCGIALENARMFHALKRASELANDYIYQVFED, from the coding sequence ATGGAACCGCAAGCGCTTTACAAGACCATTTACAAGATCGCCAAGGTCGTCAACTCGTCGTTGGAGCCCAAGGTGGTTCTCAGCCAGATTGTGGAGCAAGTTGCCACAGCCATGAACGCCAAAGGGTGCTTCATCCGCTTGCTCGACCGGACCGGTGAGATTCTCAAGCCGGATGCCTACTACGGACTGAGCGAACGCTACGCAAAGAAAGGCCCCGTGGAAGTGGCCAAAAGCAAGCTGGATCAGGAAGCCCTGGCCGGGAACGCCGTGTATATCGCCGACGTTCGGACCGACCCTCGTTTTCAGTATCCCCAGCAGGCATCGGAGGAGGGGCTGGTCTCCATCGTGGTGGTCCCGCTCACGGCCCAAAGCGACAAGGTCATCGGCGTTCTTCGGGTCTACGCCGGTGAAACACGGCAATTCTCCGAAGAAGAACTGGAATTCTTGAGCTGCATCGCCAATCTCTGCGGCATTGCCCTGGAAAACGCCCGGATGTTCCACGCCCTCAAACGGGCCAGCGAACTGGCCAACGACTATATCTACCAGGTCTTCGAGGACTGA
- the gap gene encoding type I glyceraldehyde-3-phosphate dehydrogenase — MSKIRVGINGFGRIGRQVLKSMWKYHRDVIEVVAVNDLFDIKTNAHLVAHDTSYGRFEPEVRVDGDTMLVGEDFQVTNFAERDPRQIPWASKNVDVVVECTGIFRTGPKAAMHIEAGAKKVIISAPAKEEDITIVMGVNEAAYDPAKHHIISNASCTTNCLAPVVKVVHERYGIKKGVMTTIHAYTNDQRILDLPHSDLRRARAAACNMIPTSTGAAKAVALVIPEMAGKFSGYSVRVPTPTVSLVDFVCELEKDATTEDLRALLKAAAEGPLKGILGYSESPLVSSDFIGDPRSSIVEADFTMVQSDNMAKIYSWYDNEWGYSCRVGDLVTYMAEKGL, encoded by the coding sequence ATGAGTAAAATACGAGTTGGTATCAACGGTTTTGGCCGCATAGGGCGGCAGGTCCTCAAATCCATGTGGAAGTACCACCGCGACGTCATTGAGGTCGTGGCAGTGAACGACCTCTTCGACATCAAGACCAACGCCCACCTCGTGGCCCACGACACCAGCTACGGACGCTTCGAACCAGAAGTCCGCGTGGACGGCGACACCATGCTGGTGGGCGAGGATTTTCAGGTCACCAACTTCGCCGAGCGCGATCCCCGGCAGATCCCCTGGGCCTCCAAAAACGTGGACGTGGTGGTGGAGTGCACGGGTATCTTCCGTACCGGCCCCAAGGCCGCCATGCACATCGAGGCCGGTGCCAAAAAGGTGATTATTTCCGCGCCGGCCAAGGAGGAAGACATCACCATCGTCATGGGCGTGAACGAAGCAGCCTACGATCCGGCCAAGCACCACATCATTTCCAACGCTTCCTGCACCACCAACTGCCTGGCCCCGGTGGTCAAGGTGGTCCACGAACGCTACGGCATCAAGAAAGGCGTGATGACCACCATCCACGCCTACACCAACGACCAGCGTATCCTGGACCTGCCCCACTCCGACCTGCGTCGGGCCCGGGCCGCGGCCTGCAACATGATCCCCACCTCCACCGGCGCGGCCAAGGCAGTGGCCCTGGTCATTCCGGAAATGGCCGGCAAGTTCTCCGGCTACTCGGTCCGCGTACCCACCCCGACGGTCTCCCTGGTGGACTTCGTTTGCGAGTTGGAAAAGGACGCCACCACCGAGGACCTGCGAGCCCTGCTCAAGGCAGCGGCTGAAGGTCCCTTGAAGGGCATCCTCGGCTACTCCGAGTCTCCCCTGGTTTCGTCGGACTTCATCGGCGACCCCCGTTCATCCATTGTTGAGGCCGACTTCACCATGGTCCAGTCCGACAACATGGCCAAAATCTACTCCTGGTACGACAACGAGTGGGGCTATTCCTGCCGGGTCGGGGATTTGGTGACGTACATGGCCGAGAAGGGACTTTGA
- a CDS encoding DUF4139 domain-containing protein produces the protein MKVLITLSLFFCCVLLGRTSWAEETSSVTVTVYNHGQALINEVREVELPSGSGLVEFSGVAETIEAPTLQVRSLTAPEAFVVLDMNYEYDLISVQSLLDRYVGKTLNVVLPDPHDRTSTVLREAVLLANNDRPIFQVDDQIFVGNHDAVYLAEIPAGLRPRPTLVWLVHNDGPPRQHLDVSYLAGGMNWQADYVLKVDRDNERAALSGWVTLDNQSGLAFEQASLKLVAGEVNVVRPEPVRMRRDMVLASPMAAEQMQQEEFFEYHLYSLPRLVDIANRQTKQVSLLQAPEMGLSKKLVARFGGYPNPGQGTIRQGVDVFLTFKNAEAEGLGLPLPRGIVRAYQESRDGSTLFIGEDRIDHTPRDADVELRMGRAFDVNVERTLTAHEQLGRNMVRYTWEIRIRNSKDEPQQLLLEDTLFGDWRITTSSHAYDQLDARRIRFTLDVPPSSEQDQLLLSYTVESRT, from the coding sequence ATGAAGGTTCTGATCACGCTCTCCCTCTTCTTCTGCTGCGTCCTACTCGGCCGGACCTCCTGGGCCGAGGAGACATCGTCCGTGACCGTAACGGTCTACAATCACGGCCAGGCCCTGATCAACGAAGTCCGAGAGGTGGAACTGCCCTCGGGCTCCGGGCTGGTAGAGTTCAGCGGAGTTGCCGAGACCATCGAGGCTCCCACCCTGCAGGTCCGCTCCCTGACTGCGCCGGAAGCCTTCGTGGTCCTGGACATGAACTACGAGTACGACCTGATCAGCGTGCAGAGCCTGCTGGACCGCTACGTGGGCAAAACCCTGAACGTCGTGCTACCGGACCCGCATGACCGCACCTCCACGGTACTCCGGGAAGCCGTGCTCCTGGCCAACAACGATCGCCCCATCTTCCAGGTGGACGACCAGATCTTCGTCGGCAACCATGACGCCGTATACTTGGCCGAAATACCCGCCGGGTTGCGCCCCCGGCCGACCCTGGTCTGGCTGGTACACAACGACGGACCGCCCCGACAGCACCTCGATGTCTCCTATTTGGCCGGGGGCATGAACTGGCAAGCCGACTACGTGCTCAAGGTGGACCGCGACAATGAGCGTGCCGCGCTGTCCGGTTGGGTGACGCTGGACAACCAGTCGGGTTTGGCCTTTGAGCAGGCCTCCTTGAAGCTGGTGGCCGGCGAGGTGAATGTGGTCCGCCCGGAGCCCGTGCGGATGCGCCGGGACATGGTTCTGGCCTCGCCCATGGCCGCGGAACAAATGCAACAGGAAGAATTCTTTGAATACCACCTCTACAGCCTGCCCCGTCTGGTGGATATCGCCAACCGCCAAACCAAGCAGGTCAGCCTGCTGCAAGCTCCAGAAATGGGCCTGAGCAAAAAGCTGGTCGCTCGCTTCGGTGGTTATCCCAACCCCGGCCAGGGGACCATCAGGCAGGGCGTGGACGTGTTCTTGACCTTCAAGAATGCCGAAGCCGAAGGGTTGGGCCTGCCCCTGCCACGGGGCATTGTCCGGGCGTATCAGGAAAGCCGGGACGGGAGCACCCTGTTCATCGGCGAGGATCGCATTGACCATACGCCCAGGGACGCGGATGTGGAACTGCGCATGGGCCGGGCCTTTGACGTGAACGTGGAACGAACCTTGACCGCCCATGAACAGCTTGGCCGCAATATGGTCCGCTACACCTGGGAGATCCGGATCCGGAACAGCAAGGACGAGCCGCAACAACTCCTGCTGGAGGACACCCTGTTCGGCGACTGGCGGATCACCACCTCCAGCCACGCCTACGACCAGTTGGACGCCCGCCGAATCCGCTTCACCCTGGATGTTCCGCCTTCCAGCGAGCAGGACCAGCTGCTGCTGTCCTATACCGTGGAATCCCGAACCTGA
- a CDS encoding EVE domain-containing protein: MPNNSTRNVPRYWLLKSEPNCFSIEDLAAAPDQTTFWDGVRNYQARNLMREMRVGDQALYYHSQTNPSVVGLAEIVREAYPDHTAWDPQSDHFDSRSSPDKPLWDMVDIRLIRKFSQPLPLPMLRTVADLAGMELLRKGSRLSVQPVTEAQFATILRLSEEAKP; encoded by the coding sequence ATGCCAAACAATTCGACCAGAAATGTCCCCAGATATTGGCTCCTGAAAAGCGAGCCCAACTGCTTTTCCATCGAGGACCTGGCCGCGGCCCCGGACCAGACCACCTTTTGGGACGGAGTGCGCAACTACCAGGCCCGAAATTTGATGCGCGAGATGCGCGTCGGGGACCAGGCCCTGTACTATCACAGCCAGACCAACCCCTCAGTGGTCGGTTTGGCCGAAATCGTTCGCGAAGCCTACCCGGATCACACGGCCTGGGACCCGCAAAGTGATCACTTCGATTCCAGGTCCAGTCCGGACAAACCGCTTTGGGACATGGTGGACATTCGCCTGATCCGCAAGTTCTCCCAGCCGTTGCCCCTGCCCATGCTCCGCACGGTGGCCGACCTGGCCGGCATGGAACTGCTCCGCAAAGGCAGCCGACTCTCGGTCCAGCCCGTCACCGAGGCCCAGTTCGCGACCATCCTCAGACTGTCCGAGGAGGCAAAACCATGA